Genomic segment of Xanthobacter dioxanivorans:
CCGAGGTCGAGGAGGCGTTCGAGGTGCCGCTGTCCTTCCTCATGAGCCCGCGCAACCACGAGCGCCAGTCGCGCGAATGGCAGGGCACGCTGCGTCACTTCTATGCCATGCCGTATGAGGGTCGAAACATCTGGGGCGCCACCGCCGGCATGCTCCGCATGCTTTACGAGAGGGTCTACGCCTGATGCTGCGCAGCGTTGTCATCGAGCTCGGCCTGTTTCTCACGCCGTTCGTGCTCTACGCGGCGCTTTTGTTCGCCACCAAGGGCTCGGTGGTGCCGGAGCACTGGTCGGCGAAGGCCCTCGCCGGGGTGGCCACGGCGGCGGTGGCGCTGGCCGTCGTCGGGCTGTTCCTGTTCGAGCACGGCCGGACGGCCCCGCCGGGCAGCCGCTACGTGCCGGCGCAGACCAGGGACGGCGTCTTCGTGCCGGGCCATTTCGAATGACCTCCTCGATCGCGGGGGCCGCCTTCTGGGCCACGCCCGGCCTCGCCGAGGTGCTGGGCCTGCTGAACGCCGGCGACGAGGAGGCGCGGGTGGTCGGCGGCGCCGTGCGCAACAGCCTGCTCAACCTGCCGGTGATCGACGTGGACATCGCCACCACGGCCCTGCCGCAGGAGGTGGTCGAGCGCGCGCGCCGGGCCGGCATGAAGCCGGTGCCCACCGGCATCGCGCACGGCACGGTGACGGTGGTCGCCGGGCACCACGCCTTCGAGGTCACCACCCTTCGCGAGGACATGGAAACGGACGGGCGGCGCGCAGTGGTGCGCTTCGGGCGGGACTGGCGGCATGACGCCGAGCGGCGCGACTTCACCCTCAATGCCCTCTACGCCACGGCGGACGGCACGGTGGTGGACCTCGTGGGCGGCCTTTCTGACCTCGCGGCGCGGCGGGTGCGCTTCATCGGCGACGCGCAGGCCCGCATTCGCGAGGACTATCTGCGCATCCTGCGCCTGTTCCGCTTCCACGCCTCCTATGGCGTGGGCGAGGTGGACCCGACCGCCCTGAGCGCGGCCGTCCGCCTGCGCGCCGGGCTGCTCGGCCTGTCGCGGGAGCGCATTCGCGCGGAGACGATGAAGCTGCTGGTGGCGCCCGGCGCCGCCCCGACCCTTGCCACCATGAGCGAGAGCGGCTTGCTGCAGATGCTGCTCGGCGGCATCGGCGACGTGAAAGCCTTCGCCCGGCTGGCCGGGCTGGAGGCGTCCCTCGGCCTGCGGCCCGACCCCACGCGTCGCCTCGCGGCGCTGGCGCTGCGCGTCAGCGTCGATGTCGAGCGGCTGCGCGCGCATCTGCGCCTGTCCAATGCGGAGACGCGGCGTCTCTTCGCCCTCGCCGGGCCGGTGCCGCCCTTGCCGGACGTCCAGTCGGTGAAGGCCTTCCTCTACGCCGGGGGCGTCGAGGCGGGGCGTGACCGGGTGTTGCTGGCGGCCGCGCACGGGCGCTGCGATCCCGCCGCCGCGGCGCGGGTCGTCGAGGCCGCGGCGACATGGGACCTCCCGCGCCCGCCCTTCACCGCCGCCGACCTCATCGCGCGGGGCCTCAAGCCGGGCCCGGGGCTGGGCGCGGCGCTGCGCTGGGCGGAGCAGGCCTGGATCGACGCCGGCTTTCCCACCGGGGAACCAGCGGTCTCAGCCCTGCTGGAGAAGGCGGCACGGCAAGGCTGACCAGATTGGCTCAGTCCTCGTCCGCCTCGTCCTCGTCCTCGTCGTCTTCCTCGTCGAAATCGGCGACTTCGAGCTTGTCGAGGGCGACGGCCGGCAACACCCGGTCCCGGAACTCGCTCAGCTCCTCCGCGAACCAGATGACCGACACGCCCTCACCCGCCGTCGAGACGACGGTGAGGGCGGGGCTGCCGGACTTGAGCTGGACGATGTCGCCGGGTGCGAAGGCCATGGCTGTCTCTCCCCGCAGCGGACGAGGGCTGCGCTGCGGAGAGGCTTAGCCGGGGATCATGACGATCCCGTCACAGCCAGCCGCAGAAAGTTCAGGACGCCCGGCGGCGTGTTGAGCTCGCGCACGCGTTCCACCTGTATGAGGCCCAGCATGGAGATGCCGTTGAGGCGCTGGACGTTGTTGTCGAGTTTTTGCTTCAGCTTTTCGATGTCGAGCGCCGCGGCCTGCATGTCTGCATCACCAGAGAGTCCGGCCCACACGCGGACGGCCTCGATCTGATCATGTATTTGACGGAAGCAATAATTATACACGATGAGATGATGCTTTATGCTGCGCCAGTCCACATCGAATGAATCGAATTTTTCAACGCCGAGGAGCTTTTCATCGGGGAAATGAGGCATGCTTCTTTTACTCAGGCAGTCAAAGTCGGCCCGCTTGAGCTTGCCGTAGCTTAACGGATCACGGGAGCCGCCCGTGGCGGCCGTGAAGTCGCGGGATTTCGGGTCGGATGCCCAGTCGAGGTGACGCTGGACGTCGAACAGCAGGGAATCCATCTTCTGCCGCAAGGCCAGCCGCTGTTCCTCGTACAAGGGATAGATATCGGCGCCGCGCTTGCGCAAAAACTTCAACTGCTGCGGATTTGCGGGGCTTGTCGCGCTGTCGTAAGTGAAGAACAGCGTCTCCTGGAGGGTCTGCGCCTTCGCCAGATCCGCCGCCAGCGTGTTGAATGTATGCGTGGCGATTTTGAAATCGTCGGCATTGCGAGCCAGTTGCTGTTCGACAAGCCATCTCGAATATTGGAAGACAGTGCCAAACAGCGCTGCCAACAAGGCCCCGACGATCCCGATGACGCCGATGTCCTTGAGCCTGTCGGCGAATGTCTTCTTCGGCGACGGCGGCTGAACCAGTTCGATCCGGAATGTCCGAGGCCGCTCCTGCCCGTCGAGTTGCGTTGCCATTGTGTCCCCCCGATGCCGCACGCATCACGCATATTGCGCATATGCGGCCTCAGGTTGCATCCCCCGAACGGGGATATTCAGGCGCGGGACTGCGGCCTGCGTCCGGGCCGAGGGCTTTACGGCCACTTCACCACGGGCGGCATGGAGGAAAGGATGGAATCCACGTTCCCCCGGTCTTCAAGCCGAAGATGGTGCCGCGGTCGTAGAGCAGGTTGAACTCCACGTAGCGCCCGCGCCGCACCAGCTGTTCCTCGCGGTCCTCGGCGGTCCAGGGGGTGGCCATGTTGGCGGCGACGATCCGCGGATAGGCGTCGAGGAAGGCGAGGCCCACCTCGCGGGTGAAGGCGAAGTCGTCCGCCCATGTGCCCGTCCCGGCGCCGGCGCTGTCGAGATAGTCGTAGAAGATGCCGCCGATGCCGCGCATCTCGCCCCGATGCTTCAGGAAGAAGTAGTCGTCGCACCACGCCTTGTAGCGCTCGTATTCCGCCACCTTGTGCGCCGCGCAGGCGGCCTGCATGGCGGCGTGGAAGGCGAGGGTGTCCGCGTCCTCCTGGGTCCGGCGCCGGGAGAGCACGGGGGTGAGGTCCGCGCCGCCGCCGAACCAGGCCTTGGTGGTGACCACGAAGCGCGTGTTCATGTGCACCGCCGGCACATGCGGGTTCGCCATGTGGGCGATGAGCGAGATGCCGGATGCCCAGAAGCGCGGGTCCTCGGCGGCGCCGGGGATCTGGCCGCGGAATTCCGGGGCGAACTCGCCGAACACGGTGGAGGTGTGCACGCCCACCTTCTCGAACAGCCGCCCGCGCATGAGCGCCATGGTGCCGCCGCCGCCCGGCGCGCCCGTATGGTCGGTGCGCGCCCAGGCGGTGCGCTCGAAGCGGCCGGCGTCGCCGGCGTAGAGCGCCGGGTCGGCCTTGTCCTCCAGCGCCTCGAAGGCCGCGATGATGCGGCCCTGGAGGGTCTCGAACCAGGCCCGCGCCTCGGCACGGCGCGCGTCGAGCAGGGCATCGCCGGTCGGCGGATGGGCGGAACCGGCGCCGGCCGCTTCCGCGGCGGGAGGGACGGCATCGGGGGTGGCAGCGGTGGACATGGAAGGCTCCGCTTCGTTCGCTCTTGTCGCGTGGCGCATTTCGCGTGGCGCGTTCTTGGCGTGTGGCGCGGGCTTCTACCGCCTCGGTGCGGCGGAAGAAAGCCGGCGCATCAGCCGGGCAGGCCGCCGGTCTGCCGCAGCGCCTCGGCCAGCGCGATGCCCGCGCTCACCGCCACGTTGAGGGAGCGCGCCTCCGCCCGGATGGGAATGCGAACCCGCGCGTCCGCCGCCGCGTGCACCGCCTCGGGCACTCCGGCCGATTCCCGCCCGAACAGCAGCAGGTCACCGGGGTGGAAGCGGAAGTCGGGCAGTGGCGTCGCACCGGTGGTGGTGAACAGCACAAGGCGCCGGCCCTCGGTCCGCCGCTCGGCGTCGAAGGTCGCGAACGAAACATGCCGCCGCCAGGTCACCTGGTCGATATAGTCCATGCCGGCGCGCCGGAAGCCCGCATCACCCACGGGAAAGCCCGCGGGCTCGATGATGTGGACCTCCACGCCGAAGCAGGCGCCGACGCGCAGGATGGTGCCGGCATTCTGCGCGATGTCGGGACAATACAGGGCAATGCGCAAGGTCATGCTGCGGGCCGCGGCGGATGCCGAGCCCGCAGGACCGCCCCTCAGTTGCAGGTCATGGTCGACATGGTGGGGCTCAGCGGCAGCAGCGTCAAGGTCACCGATGTGGGGTTGGTCAAGGCGATGTTGCTGCTGCGGGCGCATACGTCGTCATAGGCGAAGGTGTAGGCACCCTGGTTGATGGAGAAGGCGTGGATGGTGCTGGAGTAAAGGTTCTGCGGCGGCAGCGTGTAGGGGATGACGCCCTGGCACGTGGAGAGGGAATTCGTGGTGGTGTTGAGGAAGGTCGAGCGCAGGAACGCCGCCTGGATGTATTTTTGCAGGCTTGGCACCGGCCCGGCGGGACCGCTCGCGGGCGGTGCGCCGTTCTGCCAGACATAGGTCGAGCTCGGCTTGTTGAAGACGTTGGCCGGGTTCCCATTGTTGGGCTTCAGGACGATCTGGTTGTTCTGCACCGTCCCGGTATAGAGGGCGCCATTGTCCCCCTTGATCGTGAACGTTTTACCGGGCTTCGCGAAGGTCGCGAAAACCTGGCTGATATAGTTGTCGAGGTAATTGTTGGGGAAATAATTGGGATGCGAGGTCGGCAGCACCATCGCCTTTTCCGGTACGAGGATGCGAATAGGACGCTTCTTGCTGTCGTAGACGACAAGTTTGTTCCACGGGGCCTTGGCCAGCCCCGGCAGCACGAGGGTGCTGGTGGATGCGTCCTTGAAGCCGGATGTGAGCGTCGTCGCCTTCCCGCCGGGCGTGCCGCTGAGGGACAGCGTCATGGGGATGCTCAGGGCGTCCACCTGGGTCGTGTCGATATCCATCGACGTGGTGCCGCCGGACGGGACCCAGTCGAATTCGGCGAAGTCCAGGACGGTGTAGAAGTTCTTGTCGGTGGGCACCCAGGTGGCCGGGGTGTTGGGGGCGATCTGCGGGGGCGTATCGCCGGTCTTGCTGGCGGTCGTCCAGGCGGGGGCGCAGAAGGAAACGTAAATCCGCCCAGAGTTGATCTGCGGGATCTTGAAACTATAGCTCTGCGCCGTTGTCGAAAAACCGTAGTCCGTCGGCGTCGGGTTGACCGCGAATTGTTTAATGTTCCCGTTCGCATCGCTGTAGATATGAACGGTCGGATCCCGCGGACTCCGGCCAAGGACAGTAATATACATCTTGCCCTTGATGCCGGTCTTGTTGACAATCGTGACCGGGAGTGTCTGGGCGTTCGCCGCAGGCGCAAGGCCCGTACAGGCAGCTACCGCCGCGAGGACGGTTGCTCCCAAGATCCGCGTATGCATGTGTCCCCCCTGCATTGGCTGGCCCGTAACGCCGGTTTGTTCCCGCTTTTCGGGGTCCGGGCGGAGCCGACCTAAGGTAATGCGAACGCAGGCACTAAGCGCGCAGGCACGCTAGCGCGCGGCTTCGGCCGGAGCAATGCTTGACCTTGACCATTGGGTTGCCTGCGAGCCTTCCGGACGGATGCCTCCGGCCCCGCGCCATGCCACACAGGCCGTAGACGTGCCGGCGGGAGTGCCTGGACCCGAAAACGTCGTGGAACAGGACCGCGTGCCGCATCGCCATGATCTGGACAAGATGGGTCGGGGGTGCAATTAGAGGCGCTTGAAAGTGGCGGCTCGCGGGTCCACGCGGCCGCCGCGTCTGTGTGCGGCTTGCGCTCCAAGGGGGTTCGGGGCGCGCGCTGCGAGGACAACAGATCGGGGACTGCGCCGTGGCACATACGGAGACGTCGGACACGACGACGCGTCGGGACTTCCTCTATATCGCGACCGGCGCCGTGGGCGCGGTCGGGGCCGCCGCCATGGTGTGGCCCTTCATCTCCCAGCTGCAGCCTGACGCCTCGGTGCTCGCGCTCTCCACCACGGAAGTGGACATCTCGCCCATCGCGGAAGGCCAGATCGTCACCGTGCAGTGGCGCGGCAAGCCCATTTTCATTTCCCACCGCACTCCGGCGGAGATCAAGGCGGCGCAGGACGTGCCCCTCTCGGCGCTGCCGGACCCGCAGCCCGACCAGGACCGCGTGAAGGCGGGCAAGGACCAGTGGCTGGTGGTGATCGGCATCTGCACCCATCTCGGCTGCGTGCCGCTCGGTCACCAGGGCCAGTACAACGGCTGGTTCTGCCCCTGCCACGGCTCGGTCTACGACACGTCCGGCCGCATCCGGCAGGGACCGGCGCCGCTCAACCTTGCGCTCCCGCCCTACAATTTCGTCTCCGACAGCAAGATCGTGATCGGCTGAGGCTCGATCGTCGCCGCTTTCAAAAAGGTTGGACCCATGGAAGGACATTCCACTTACCAGCCCAAGGGGAAGGTCGCGCAGTGGTTCGAGAGCCGCTTGCCGATCGTTGGGCTGATTCATTCTTCGGCGGTCGCCTATCCGGTGCCGAAGAACCTCAACTACATGTGGACCTTCGGCGCGATCCTGACCTTCATGCTGGTCTGCCAGATCGTTTCCGGCGTGGTGCTCGCCATGCACTACGTGGCCTACGGGCCGGTGGCCTTCGCCCGCGTCGAGCACATCATGCGCGACGTGAGCTACGGCTGGCTCATCCGCTACATCCACGCCAACGGCGCGTCGATGTTCTTCATCGCGGTTTACATCCACATGTTCCGCGGCATGTATTACGGGTCCTACAAGGCGCCGCGCGAGGTGCTGTGGATTCTCGGCGTGATCATCTACCTGCTGATGATGGCGACGGGCTTCATGGGCTACGTGCTGCCGTGGGGGCAGATGTCCTTCTGGGGCGCCACCGTCATCACCAACCTGTTCTCGGCCATCCCCTGGGTCGGCGAGACCATCGTGCAGTGGCTGTGGGGCGGCTATTCGGTGGGTGATCCCACGCTGAACCGCTTCTTCTCCCTGCACTACCTGCTGCCCTTCATGATCGCGGGCGTGGTCGGCCTCCATATCTGGGCGCTGCACCACGTGGGCCAGAACAATCCGGACGGCCTCGACATCAAGAGCGTGGCCAAGGACACGGTGCCCTTCACCCCCTACGCGACCATCAAGGACACCTTCGCCATGGTGGTGTTCCTGATCTTCTTCTCCTGGTTCATCTTCTACATCCCGAACTATCTCGGCCACTCGGACAACTACATCCCGGCCAATCCGCTCTCGACGCCGGCGCACATCGTGCCCGAATGGTACTACCTGCCGTTCTACGCGATCCTGCGCTCGATCCCGGACAAGCTCGGTGGCGTGCTCGCCATGTTCGGGGCCATCGTGGTGCTGGCCTTCCTGCCCTGGCTGGATACCTCCAAGGTGCGCTCGGCCAAGTACCGTCCGCTGTTCCGTCAGTTCTTCTGGGTCTTCGTGGTGGTGGCGGTCGGCCTCGGCTATCTCGGCTCGCAGCCGGCCGAGGGCGGCTACGTGATCGTCTCGCGCATCTTCACGGCCTACTATTTCATCCACTTCCTCATCATCCTGCCGCTGCTCGGCCTGTTCGAGCGTCCCAAGCCGCTGCCGGCCTCCATCGCGGATGCCGTCCTCGCCAAGGGGGCCAAGGGCGGTGCGGCGGTCGCCGGGGCGGCTGGCCCCGGGACCCATTGAGCCGGGCGCGGAGAGAACAGCAATGACCATTCGTAGCAGTCTCTTCGGTGCCGTCGCGGCGGCGTTCCTCCTCGCGGGGGCCGGTGCGCCGGCGCTCGCCGCGGAAGGCGGCGGCCACGACAACCGCCCGCACCGTCTGTCCTGGTCGTTCGCCGGCCCGTTCGGCATGTATGACCCGGCCCAGCTCCAGCGCGGGTTCAAGGTGTTCAAGGAAGTGTGCGCGGCGTGCCACTCCGCGAACTACCTGTACTTCCGCAACCTCACCCAGGAGGGCGGCCCGCGCTTCACCGAGGCCCAGGCCAAGCAGGTGGCGGGCGAGTACCAGATCACCGACGGGCCGAACGATTCGGGCGACATGTTCCAGCGTCCCGGCCGCCTCTCCGACCACTGGCCGGCGCCGTTCCCCAACGACAACGCCGCCCGCGCCGCGAACGGCGGGGCGCTGCCGCCGGACTTCTCCGTGCTGGCCAAGGCCCGCTCCTATCACGTGGGTTTCCCGGGCTTCATCACCGACGCGTTCATCCAATACCAGGAGCATGGCGTGGACTACATCCACGCGCTGCTTACCGGCTACGCCGATGCGCCCGCCGATGTGCACCTGCAGCCCGGCTTGCAGTACAATAAGTATTTTCCGGGCAACCAGATCGCCATGCCGAAGCCGATCAGCGACGGCCAGGTGGAATACACCGACGGCGCGCCGCAGACGGTCGACCAGTATGCGAGCGACGTCTCCGCCTTCATGATGTGGATGGCCGAGCCCCACCTCGATTCGCGCAAGCGCATCGGCTTCCAGGTGATGATCTTCCTCATCGTCCTGTCGGGCCTGCTCTACTTCACCAAGAAGAAGATCTGGTCGAAGGTCGATCACTGAGGGAACGGATTTCCCCGCGATGAAGGGCCCTCCGGGGCCCTTTTTC
This window contains:
- a CDS encoding cytochrome b translates to MEGHSTYQPKGKVAQWFESRLPIVGLIHSSAVAYPVPKNLNYMWTFGAILTFMLVCQIVSGVVLAMHYVAYGPVAFARVEHIMRDVSYGWLIRYIHANGASMFFIAVYIHMFRGMYYGSYKAPREVLWILGVIIYLLMMATGFMGYVLPWGQMSFWGATVITNLFSAIPWVGETIVQWLWGGYSVGDPTLNRFFSLHYLLPFMIAGVVGLHIWALHHVGQNNPDGLDIKSVAKDTVPFTPYATIKDTFAMVVFLIFFSWFIFYIPNYLGHSDNYIPANPLSTPAHIVPEWYYLPFYAILRSIPDKLGGVLAMFGAIVVLAFLPWLDTSKVRSAKYRPLFRQFFWVFVVVAVGLGYLGSQPAEGGYVIVSRIFTAYYFIHFLIILPLLGLFERPKPLPASIADAVLAKGAKGGAAVAGAAGPGTH
- a CDS encoding glycoside hydrolase family 64 protein, which produces MHTRILGATVLAAVAACTGLAPAANAQTLPVTIVNKTGIKGKMYITVLGRSPRDPTVHIYSDANGNIKQFAVNPTPTDYGFSTTAQSYSFKIPQINSGRIYVSFCAPAWTTASKTGDTPPQIAPNTPATWVPTDKNFYTVLDFAEFDWVPSGGTTSMDIDTTQVDALSIPMTLSLSGTPGGKATTLTSGFKDASTSTLVLPGLAKAPWNKLVVYDSKKRPIRILVPEKAMVLPTSHPNYFPNNYLDNYISQVFATFAKPGKTFTIKGDNGALYTGTVQNNQIVLKPNNGNPANVFNKPSSTYVWQNGAPPASGPAGPVPSLQKYIQAAFLRSTFLNTTTNSLSTCQGVIPYTLPPQNLYSSTIHAFSINQGAYTFAYDDVCARSSNIALTNPTSVTLTLLPLSPTMSTMTCN
- a CDS encoding CCA tRNA nucleotidyltransferase — translated: MTSSIAGAAFWATPGLAEVLGLLNAGDEEARVVGGAVRNSLLNLPVIDVDIATTALPQEVVERARRAGMKPVPTGIAHGTVTVVAGHHAFEVTTLREDMETDGRRAVVRFGRDWRHDAERRDFTLNALYATADGTVVDLVGGLSDLAARRVRFIGDAQARIREDYLRILRLFRFHASYGVGEVDPTALSAAVRLRAGLLGLSRERIRAETMKLLVAPGAAPTLATMSESGLLQMLLGGIGDVKAFARLAGLEASLGLRPDPTRRLAALALRVSVDVERLRAHLRLSNAETRRLFALAGPVPPLPDVQSVKAFLYAGGVEAGRDRVLLAAAHGRCDPAAAARVVEAAATWDLPRPPFTAADLIARGLKPGPGLGAALRWAEQAWIDAGFPTGEPAVSALLEKAARQG
- the petA gene encoding ubiquinol-cytochrome c reductase iron-sulfur subunit; this encodes MAHTETSDTTTRRDFLYIATGAVGAVGAAAMVWPFISQLQPDASVLALSTTEVDISPIAEGQIVTVQWRGKPIFISHRTPAEIKAAQDVPLSALPDPQPDQDRVKAGKDQWLVVIGICTHLGCVPLGHQGQYNGWFCPCHGSVYDTSGRIRQGPAPLNLALPPYNFVSDSKIVIG
- a CDS encoding cytochrome c1 yields the protein MTIRSSLFGAVAAAFLLAGAGAPALAAEGGGHDNRPHRLSWSFAGPFGMYDPAQLQRGFKVFKEVCAACHSANYLYFRNLTQEGGPRFTEAQAKQVAGEYQITDGPNDSGDMFQRPGRLSDHWPAPFPNDNAARAANGGALPPDFSVLAKARSYHVGFPGFITDAFIQYQEHGVDYIHALLTGYADAPADVHLQPGLQYNKYFPGNQIAMPKPISDGQVEYTDGAPQTVDQYASDVSAFMMWMAEPHLDSRKRIGFQVMIFLIVLSGLLYFTKKKIWSKVDH
- a CDS encoding tRNA (cytidine(34)-2'-O)-methyltransferase, giving the protein MTLRIALYCPDIAQNAGTILRVGACFGVEVHIIEPAGFPVGDAGFRRAGMDYIDQVTWRRHVSFATFDAERRTEGRRLVLFTTTGATPLPDFRFHPGDLLLFGRESAGVPEAVHAAADARVRIPIRAEARSLNVAVSAGIALAEALRQTGGLPG
- a CDS encoding DUF6111 family protein, which translates into the protein MLRSVVIELGLFLTPFVLYAALLFATKGSVVPEHWSAKALAGVATAAVALAVVGLFLFEHGRTAPPGSRYVPAQTRDGVFVPGHFE
- a CDS encoding YodC family protein produces the protein MAFAPGDIVQLKSGSPALTVVSTAGEGVSVIWFAEELSEFRDRVLPAVALDKLEVADFDEEDDEDEDEADED